From a single Nakaseomyces glabratus chromosome F, complete sequence genomic region:
- the LDS2 gene encoding Lds2p (CAGL0F00891g~Ortholog(s) have role in ascospore wall assembly and ascospore wall, ascus lipid droplet, cytoplasm, prospore membrane localization) produces the protein MNLNVDPPYKFDFITEPCEIHGPEYTHLNNPEYVNPKPMKGLKLQPLPGDDVIEREKNKLKVRELWQKKQSNKEMNIFQRKFNAYKDRFDEYQGNMTLLKKSITEDFQTKKEIFFYPFKGITFDYKNGTSENGPSTMTLKYLMCMVADGSTFALVFGPAMTMVYSLFLGPIAIALVIVQVILVSNYLALMDTRRDTDKLGALVLGNVFTTLNLNQFVVFTQTINIFQGDTNIRLWRRITSAEFLVDTLPNFLIDRSIEILDYIFIVACFFIPFFGITIVQLIFAGQNGFAYFQPYFKELRKMDEKELRKVYYQNYSKWYLYGVACAVIESLPFLSGYLQPSLFVGASLWSARELKEEVKLRTKKFGPIQPQEST, from the coding sequence ATGAATTTAAATGTCGATCCGCCCTATAAGTTTGATTTTATCACTGAGCCTTGTGAAATACATGGCCCAGAATATACTCATCTGAATAACCCCGAATATGTGAATCCAAAACCTATGAAAGGGCTGAAGCTACAGCCACTACCTGGAGATGATGTGATCGAGAGGGAAAAGAATAAGCTCAAGGTTCGAGAACTATGGCAAAAGAAACAATCCAACAAAGAGATGAATATATTCCAGAGAAAATTCAATGCCTATAAAGATAGATTTGACGAGTACCAGGGAAACATGACactcttgaagaaaagtatAACAGAAGACTTTCAAACCAAAAAggaaattttcttttatccTTTTAAGGGCATAACATTTGACTATAAAAACGGTACTTCTGAGAACGGTCCATCTACGATGACgttaaaatatttaatgTGCATGGTTGCAGATGGCTCTACTTTTGCTTTAGTATTTGGGCCTGCAATGACTATGGtttattctttgtttttggGTCCCATTGCAATTGCGCTAGTGATTGTACAAGTTATTCTTGTAAGCAATTACTTGGCCCTTATGGACACCAGAAGAGACACTGATAAATTAGGTGCCCTAGTTTTGGGAAATGTTTTCACCACTTTAAACTTAAAtcaatttgttgttttcaCACAGACCATAAACATTTTCCAAGGCGACACCAATATCAGACTGTGGAGAAGAATTACAAGCGCAGAGTTCCTTGTAGATACACTTCccaatttcttgatagatagatcaattgaaattctggactatatatttatagttGCATGCTTCTTTATACCATTTTTTGGAATCACAATAGTTCAATTAATCTTTGCAGGACAAAATGGGTTCGCATATTTCCAGCCTTATTTCAAAGAACTACGAAAGATGGATGAGAAAGAACTAAGAAAAGTATACTACCAGAACTATAGTAAATGGTATCTATATGGAGTAGCTTGCGCAGTCATAGAGTCCCTTCCATTTCTCTCAGGATACCTCCAACCAAGCTTGTTTGTGGGCGCATCGCTTTGGAGCGCAAGAGAGttaaaagaagaagtaaAATTAAGGACAAAGAAATTCGGCCCTATACAACCACAGGAGTCTACATAG
- the RRT8 gene encoding Rrt8p (CAGL0F00869g~Ortholog(s) have role in ascospore wall assembly and ascospore wall, lipid droplet, prospore membrane localization) — MGIAGYLQQYLFTPVLDHAKLRQKRYLFKMDLIKQGFNKDLFLSSTYKYPLKGLFNVITRPYYWKPLGIFAGSYLVIFAVVAGAYYVTIMPFILGGALLTMGPIGLVLAHIQWLVQSNSIAAYICRNLMLEKLNTEVFDLTLAKNGQQKLVSDAKYLSRKTTKSRRSIWSAHTIIYSFLSAKVTSLGQSIVLSLVSLIPVLGPLIVNQITAPDRALSYLSRYLFLKQYTSPDIKKFKYKNLGQLACFGVSAGLFELIPLASMVTIMSNTVGAAIWSADLVKKEQKVL, encoded by the exons ATGGGTATTGCTGGCTATTTACAACAGTATCTCTTCACTCCAGTATTAGATCACGCAAAATTGAGACAAAAGAGGTATCTATTCAAGATGGATTTGATAAAACAAGGGTTCAACAAAGATTTGTTCCTATCGAGTACATACAAGTACCCACTAAAG GGTCTATTTAATGTTATCACAAGGCCTTACTATTGGAAACCGCTAGGTATATTTGCCGGATCATATCTAGTAATATTTGCTGTGGTAGCAGGTGCATATTATGTCACAATTATGCCCTTTATTCTGGGAGGTGCCTTGTTAACTATGGGTCCTATTGGTCTCGTTCTAGCTCACATACAATGGCTAGTTCAGTCTAATTCTATCGCTGCTTATATATGTAGGAACTTGATGCTCGAAAAACTGAACACTGAGGTCTTCGACCTTACTTTGGCCAAGAACGGCCAACAAAAGTTAGTCTCTGATGCAAAATATCTCAGCAGAAAGACTACTAAGTCACGGAGATCTATTTGGTCTGCACAcacaataatatattcattcCTTTCGGCAAAAGTTACTAGCTTGGGACAATCTATCGTTTTGTCATTAGTATCCCTCATTCCAGTATTAGGCCCTTTGATAGTTAACCAAATAACAGCACCGGATAGGGCACTAAGCTATCTAAGTCGTTATCTATTCTTGAAGCAATATACAAGCCCAGACATCAAAAAGttcaaatacaaaaatcTGGGTCAGTTAGCTTGCTTTGGTGTATCTGCGGGCCTATTTGAATTAATTCCTTTGGCCTCTATGGTAACAATTATGAGTAACACAGTCGGAGCAGCGATTTGGTCTGCGGATCTGGTTaaaaaagaacagaaaGTTCTATAG